The DNA window aatatatatattttatggggtcggaaacgtctccttcactgcgttgcaaacttctgactgaaatcattataccctctgcaagggtataaaaattaattacaatgttttcaaaatttggcgcaaatatgatttttgtttaaatatatttatatattataaggtacttatacatttattttaattgtttaagcACCATTAAAATCAGCTTGTTATAGAATGGAAGAAAGCTTTTTGCTGCTGAACCACCGCTATCGTAAATATTGCTGCACATGAATTGCCCATTATTAGgcacaaataatataaaagaaaataagatTCTATCTTTTATTCTTTAAtcttataattaattttttattttttttaacttttgtttaatatgaaagtatagtttttaatataaacacaatcaagttgttttcgtttttaaaataattataaacttgtcaaaaatgtaatttataagTATGTAAGTCGGGACCAGCCGTAtgggacaactatatcttatgcACAGTTCCCATAGTAACAAGcggaaaaatacattttaaaaattagatctttgtgtttttaacatataaacaaacaaatttatttaagtagttcttaatttcgaatttaatttcttcaaaattggacgactatacaactgccataggaacgataggaaaattggtgggaaagtAAAAGGAAACAATAGAGCTTCGGTGCACACAACATAAAGCGCCACCTAAGTTTTACCTCATGTGTCGTTTATGTGAATTCAAAAAGTTGATAGTAATGAACGATAGGTGGCGCTTCTGTGTAGTGCAGGGTAGAGACAGTCGAGACCGACGACTATAGCGTAACAGTAAGATGGCGATCGTACCAAAGTAATACGCGCTATATAGAGAGCGTTAACTctgaatttcatcaaaatgATTAGCAAATCCGATGAATTTTTTCAGTATATCATTGAAATCTAAGTAGCTGCTATGATGAGCCTTAAGCATTACAACTtgtaatacaaatatttttcagaacTTGACGCGGTCCATTGAgtttttagtaattaaagtaaatttaaattactttcaATAAGTACCTTATCACATAACCATTCAAATCAAATGGGTACTCAACAATGGCAGTTGTTGGCACGCGAACACGAAGAATATCCTGATTTGTCGGCAGGTAATTAGCCTTTTCAATTCGATCTATGTTGCTCAAGAAGCTAAATTAAATAGATtgaaacaattaaatattagGGAAAGAAAGCGTAACCAAACTTAATTTAGAGCCGTTTTCTCATTCGCCTGTTTAACTAAAAGTAGGGCAAGCGCaggaaaaacatgaaaatttagagcttaaatttgacttttaGTTAAACGAGCGACCTAGACCCGAAACAGGATTTTCAGAACAGGAACTTACTATACGATTGAATCATTCAGCTGGTATTCCCTTCGACGCTCGTAGCACGCCAGGACACCGTCATCTTTCCAAAGCGTTTTAATGGCTTTCAAGTACGGATCCTTTAACGTGGTAACGGTCGAAAAATCAATGCCTAATACCAAATGGGCCAGTTCCTTACGATCAAATCCAATTTTCGGTGATTAGTTCCACTTGATTTCGTTAAGTCTAAAGTTTACTTACAACATGCTTTTCCTGACCATAGGGAATCTCAAGCGTGCGCATTGCCTTGATCATTGACTGCATGGCCATAAATATGTTTTGAAAAACGAGTTTTATGTACTCGCGCCTCTCCTTCTCGGAGTAATCATCACCATGAATAATGCGCATCTGCTTGATGAACGTCGACTTGCCGGAATCGCCCGTGCCTGGAGGTGCAGGATAGGAACTTATGTTGCCTTAAGAGCCGGTCATCCACTTACCCAAGACCAACACCTTAACGTCGAGGCGGCCCTTTTTTTTGTGCATGCGCAAAATTTTATCGATTTCATTACTGATGCGTTTTGCTTCCCTTTCCCTATCCGATAAACAGCAGTCCATGCTGACAAGAATTATCCGGGCTCTATCTATCGCTAGAAGAACAATCCCtttaaaaagaaaggaaggCTAGGCTTTGATTTAAGATTGGCTTGTATAAGGTTAATCGATTCTAACACATTGTGTTGCTG is part of the Drosophila biarmipes strain raj3 chromosome 2R, RU_DBia_V1.1, whole genome shotgun sequence genome and encodes:
- the LOC108029379 gene encoding G protein alpha q subunit, with translation MDCCLSDREREAKRISNEIDKILRMHKKKGRLDVKVLVLGTGDSGKSTFIKQMRIIHGDDYSEKERREYIKLVFQNIFMAMQSMIKAMRTLEIPYGQEKHVELAHLVLGIDFSTVTTLKDPYLKAIKTLWKDDGVLACYERRREYQLNDSIVYFLSNIDRIEKANYLPTNQDILRVRVPTTAIVEYPFDLNGYVIRMVDVAGQRNQRRKWIHCFSNVTSIMFLAALSEFDLSLAECKNDNRMMESVALFRTIITFPWFQNTSIILFLNKKDLFELKIKSTHLVDYFPEYDGPKKDAIAAQDFIRQMFLNENPDSDKIIYCHSTVATNTANIRLVFSAVKDTIVELNLKDTNLT